The Nycticebus coucang isolate mNycCou1 chromosome 8, mNycCou1.pri, whole genome shotgun sequence genome has a window encoding:
- the BTD gene encoding biotinidase isoform X3 — MRKRFMVCTMSGASNKLALFLCGCYVVALGVHAREHRMAGHHEAEYYTAAVFEHQSILSPDPLALTNRKQALELMNQNLDIYEQQVMAAAQKGVQIIVFPEDGIHGFNFTRTSIYPFLDFMPSPQLVRWNPCLEPHRFNDTEVLQRLSCMAIKGEMFLVANLGTKQPCHSNDPGCPNDGRYQFNTNVVFSSNGTLVDRYRKHNLYFEAAFDSPLKADLITFDTPFAGKFGIFTCFDILFFVPAISLLQDSEVKHIVYPTAWMNQLPLLAAIEIQKAFAIAFGVNVLAANIHHPSLGMTGSGIHAPLKSFLYHDMENPTGHLIIAQVAKNPQSLIGTENATGKMDPSHSKFLKILSGDPYCEKDAQEVHCDGATTWNMNAPPTFHSEMMYDNFTLVPVWGKEGYLQVCSNGLCCYLLYKRPTLSKELYALGVFDGLHTVHGTYYIQVCALVKCGGLGFDTCGQEITEATGIFEFHLWGNFSTSYIFPLFLTSGMTLEIPDQLGWENDHYFLRKSGLSSGLVTAALYGRLYERD, encoded by the exons ATTTATGGTCTGCACTATGTCTGGAGCCAGCAATAAACTTGCTCTTTTCCTCTGTGGCTGCTACGTGGTTGCCCTGGGAGTCCACGCCAGGGAGCACCGCATGGCTGGACATCATGAGGCCGAGTATTACACGGCTGCTGTGTTCGAGCACCAGTCAATCTTGAGTCCAGACCCGCTAGCTCTCACCAACCGCAAGCAGGCCTTGGAGCTAATGAACCAGAACCTCGACATCTATGAACAGCAAGTGATGGCTGCAGCTCAAAAG GGTGTACAGATCATAGTGTTTCCAGAAGATGGTATTCATGGATTCAACTTTACAAGAACATCCATTTACCCGTTTCTGGACTTCATGCCATCTCCGCAGTTGGTCAGGTGGAACCCATGCCTGGAGCCCCACCGTTTCAATGACACAGAG GTCCTCCAGCGCCTGAGTTGTATGGCCATCAAGGGAGAGATGTTCTTGGTGGCCAATCTTGGGACAAAGCAGCCTTGTCATAGCAATGACCCAGGGTGCCCAAACGATGGGAGATACCAGTTTAACACAAATGTCGTGTTTAGCAGTAATGGAACCCTTGTTGACCGCTACCGTAAACACAACCTCTACTTTGAGGCAGCTTTTGACTCTCCTCTTAAAGCGGATCTCATCACCTTTGATACTCCCTTTGCTGGCAAGTTTGGCATCTTTACTTGCTTTGACATACTGTTCTTTGTCCCTGCCATCAGCCTCCTCCAAGACTCCGAGGTGAAGCACATTGTTTATCCAACTGCCTGGATGAACCAGCTCCCTCTCTTGGCAGCCATTGAGATTCAGAAAGCTTTTGCCATTGCCTTTGGCGTCAATGTTCTGGCAGCTAACATCCACCACCCATCTCTAGGGATGACAGGGAGTGGCATACATGCCCCTCTGAAGTCCTTTTTGTACCATGACATGGAAAACCCCACAGGCCACCTTATAATTGCCCAGGTAGCCAAAAATCCTCAGAGTCTCATTGGTACAGAGAACGCAACAGGTAAAATGGACCCATCCcatagtaagtttttaaaaatcttgtcaGGTGATCCATACTGTGAAAAGGATGCTCAGGAAGTCCATTGTGATGGAGCCACCACATGGAACATGAATGCCCCTCCCACATTTCACTCCGAGATGATGTATGACAATTTCACCTTGGTGCCTGTCTGGGGAAAGGAGGGCTATCTTCAAGTCTGTTCAAATGGCCTCTGCTGTTACTTGCTTTACAAGAGGCCCACGTTGTCCAAAGAGCTGTATGCCCTGGGGGTCTTTGATGGACTTCACACAGTACATGGCACTTACTACATTCAAGTTTGTGCCTTGGTCAAGTGTGGAGGTCTTGGCTTTGACACCTGTGGTCAGGAGATCACAGAGGCCACAGGGATCTTTGAGTTTCACCTGTGGGGGAACTTCAGTACATCCTACATATTTCCTTTGTTTCTGACCTCAGGGATGACTCTGGAAATCCCTGACCAGCTTGGCTGGGAGAATGACCACTATTTCCTGAGGAAGAGTGGACTGTCCTCTGGCCTGGTGACGGCAGCTCTCTATGGGCGGTTGTATGAGAGGGACTAG
- the BTD gene encoding biotinidase isoform X1, producing MRKRRRYCNNSMARKETQLIIKMNHLARFMVCTMSGASNKLALFLCGCYVVALGVHAREHRMAGHHEAEYYTAAVFEHQSILSPDPLALTNRKQALELMNQNLDIYEQQVMAAAQKGVQIIVFPEDGIHGFNFTRTSIYPFLDFMPSPQLVRWNPCLEPHRFNDTEVLQRLSCMAIKGEMFLVANLGTKQPCHSNDPGCPNDGRYQFNTNVVFSSNGTLVDRYRKHNLYFEAAFDSPLKADLITFDTPFAGKFGIFTCFDILFFVPAISLLQDSEVKHIVYPTAWMNQLPLLAAIEIQKAFAIAFGVNVLAANIHHPSLGMTGSGIHAPLKSFLYHDMENPTGHLIIAQVAKNPQSLIGTENATGKMDPSHSKFLKILSGDPYCEKDAQEVHCDGATTWNMNAPPTFHSEMMYDNFTLVPVWGKEGYLQVCSNGLCCYLLYKRPTLSKELYALGVFDGLHTVHGTYYIQVCALVKCGGLGFDTCGQEITEATGIFEFHLWGNFSTSYIFPLFLTSGMTLEIPDQLGWENDHYFLRKSGLSSGLVTAALYGRLYERD from the exons ATTTATGGTCTGCACTATGTCTGGAGCCAGCAATAAACTTGCTCTTTTCCTCTGTGGCTGCTACGTGGTTGCCCTGGGAGTCCACGCCAGGGAGCACCGCATGGCTGGACATCATGAGGCCGAGTATTACACGGCTGCTGTGTTCGAGCACCAGTCAATCTTGAGTCCAGACCCGCTAGCTCTCACCAACCGCAAGCAGGCCTTGGAGCTAATGAACCAGAACCTCGACATCTATGAACAGCAAGTGATGGCTGCAGCTCAAAAG GGTGTACAGATCATAGTGTTTCCAGAAGATGGTATTCATGGATTCAACTTTACAAGAACATCCATTTACCCGTTTCTGGACTTCATGCCATCTCCGCAGTTGGTCAGGTGGAACCCATGCCTGGAGCCCCACCGTTTCAATGACACAGAG GTCCTCCAGCGCCTGAGTTGTATGGCCATCAAGGGAGAGATGTTCTTGGTGGCCAATCTTGGGACAAAGCAGCCTTGTCATAGCAATGACCCAGGGTGCCCAAACGATGGGAGATACCAGTTTAACACAAATGTCGTGTTTAGCAGTAATGGAACCCTTGTTGACCGCTACCGTAAACACAACCTCTACTTTGAGGCAGCTTTTGACTCTCCTCTTAAAGCGGATCTCATCACCTTTGATACTCCCTTTGCTGGCAAGTTTGGCATCTTTACTTGCTTTGACATACTGTTCTTTGTCCCTGCCATCAGCCTCCTCCAAGACTCCGAGGTGAAGCACATTGTTTATCCAACTGCCTGGATGAACCAGCTCCCTCTCTTGGCAGCCATTGAGATTCAGAAAGCTTTTGCCATTGCCTTTGGCGTCAATGTTCTGGCAGCTAACATCCACCACCCATCTCTAGGGATGACAGGGAGTGGCATACATGCCCCTCTGAAGTCCTTTTTGTACCATGACATGGAAAACCCCACAGGCCACCTTATAATTGCCCAGGTAGCCAAAAATCCTCAGAGTCTCATTGGTACAGAGAACGCAACAGGTAAAATGGACCCATCCcatagtaagtttttaaaaatcttgtcaGGTGATCCATACTGTGAAAAGGATGCTCAGGAAGTCCATTGTGATGGAGCCACCACATGGAACATGAATGCCCCTCCCACATTTCACTCCGAGATGATGTATGACAATTTCACCTTGGTGCCTGTCTGGGGAAAGGAGGGCTATCTTCAAGTCTGTTCAAATGGCCTCTGCTGTTACTTGCTTTACAAGAGGCCCACGTTGTCCAAAGAGCTGTATGCCCTGGGGGTCTTTGATGGACTTCACACAGTACATGGCACTTACTACATTCAAGTTTGTGCCTTGGTCAAGTGTGGAGGTCTTGGCTTTGACACCTGTGGTCAGGAGATCACAGAGGCCACAGGGATCTTTGAGTTTCACCTGTGGGGGAACTTCAGTACATCCTACATATTTCCTTTGTTTCTGACCTCAGGGATGACTCTGGAAATCCCTGACCAGCTTGGCTGGGAGAATGACCACTATTTCCTGAGGAAGAGTGGACTGTCCTCTGGCCTGGTGACGGCAGCTCTCTATGGGCGGTTGTATGAGAGGGACTAG
- the BTD gene encoding biotinidase isoform X2, protein MARKETQLIIKMNHLARFMVCTMSGASNKLALFLCGCYVVALGVHAREHRMAGHHEAEYYTAAVFEHQSILSPDPLALTNRKQALELMNQNLDIYEQQVMAAAQKGVQIIVFPEDGIHGFNFTRTSIYPFLDFMPSPQLVRWNPCLEPHRFNDTEVLQRLSCMAIKGEMFLVANLGTKQPCHSNDPGCPNDGRYQFNTNVVFSSNGTLVDRYRKHNLYFEAAFDSPLKADLITFDTPFAGKFGIFTCFDILFFVPAISLLQDSEVKHIVYPTAWMNQLPLLAAIEIQKAFAIAFGVNVLAANIHHPSLGMTGSGIHAPLKSFLYHDMENPTGHLIIAQVAKNPQSLIGTENATGKMDPSHSKFLKILSGDPYCEKDAQEVHCDGATTWNMNAPPTFHSEMMYDNFTLVPVWGKEGYLQVCSNGLCCYLLYKRPTLSKELYALGVFDGLHTVHGTYYIQVCALVKCGGLGFDTCGQEITEATGIFEFHLWGNFSTSYIFPLFLTSGMTLEIPDQLGWENDHYFLRKSGLSSGLVTAALYGRLYERD, encoded by the exons ATTTATGGTCTGCACTATGTCTGGAGCCAGCAATAAACTTGCTCTTTTCCTCTGTGGCTGCTACGTGGTTGCCCTGGGAGTCCACGCCAGGGAGCACCGCATGGCTGGACATCATGAGGCCGAGTATTACACGGCTGCTGTGTTCGAGCACCAGTCAATCTTGAGTCCAGACCCGCTAGCTCTCACCAACCGCAAGCAGGCCTTGGAGCTAATGAACCAGAACCTCGACATCTATGAACAGCAAGTGATGGCTGCAGCTCAAAAG GGTGTACAGATCATAGTGTTTCCAGAAGATGGTATTCATGGATTCAACTTTACAAGAACATCCATTTACCCGTTTCTGGACTTCATGCCATCTCCGCAGTTGGTCAGGTGGAACCCATGCCTGGAGCCCCACCGTTTCAATGACACAGAG GTCCTCCAGCGCCTGAGTTGTATGGCCATCAAGGGAGAGATGTTCTTGGTGGCCAATCTTGGGACAAAGCAGCCTTGTCATAGCAATGACCCAGGGTGCCCAAACGATGGGAGATACCAGTTTAACACAAATGTCGTGTTTAGCAGTAATGGAACCCTTGTTGACCGCTACCGTAAACACAACCTCTACTTTGAGGCAGCTTTTGACTCTCCTCTTAAAGCGGATCTCATCACCTTTGATACTCCCTTTGCTGGCAAGTTTGGCATCTTTACTTGCTTTGACATACTGTTCTTTGTCCCTGCCATCAGCCTCCTCCAAGACTCCGAGGTGAAGCACATTGTTTATCCAACTGCCTGGATGAACCAGCTCCCTCTCTTGGCAGCCATTGAGATTCAGAAAGCTTTTGCCATTGCCTTTGGCGTCAATGTTCTGGCAGCTAACATCCACCACCCATCTCTAGGGATGACAGGGAGTGGCATACATGCCCCTCTGAAGTCCTTTTTGTACCATGACATGGAAAACCCCACAGGCCACCTTATAATTGCCCAGGTAGCCAAAAATCCTCAGAGTCTCATTGGTACAGAGAACGCAACAGGTAAAATGGACCCATCCcatagtaagtttttaaaaatcttgtcaGGTGATCCATACTGTGAAAAGGATGCTCAGGAAGTCCATTGTGATGGAGCCACCACATGGAACATGAATGCCCCTCCCACATTTCACTCCGAGATGATGTATGACAATTTCACCTTGGTGCCTGTCTGGGGAAAGGAGGGCTATCTTCAAGTCTGTTCAAATGGCCTCTGCTGTTACTTGCTTTACAAGAGGCCCACGTTGTCCAAAGAGCTGTATGCCCTGGGGGTCTTTGATGGACTTCACACAGTACATGGCACTTACTACATTCAAGTTTGTGCCTTGGTCAAGTGTGGAGGTCTTGGCTTTGACACCTGTGGTCAGGAGATCACAGAGGCCACAGGGATCTTTGAGTTTCACCTGTGGGGGAACTTCAGTACATCCTACATATTTCCTTTGTTTCTGACCTCAGGGATGACTCTGGAAATCCCTGACCAGCTTGGCTGGGAGAATGACCACTATTTCCTGAGGAAGAGTGGACTGTCCTCTGGCCTGGTGACGGCAGCTCTCTATGGGCGGTTGTATGAGAGGGACTAG
- the BTD gene encoding biotinidase isoform X4 — translation MVCTMSGASNKLALFLCGCYVVALGVHAREHRMAGHHEAEYYTAAVFEHQSILSPDPLALTNRKQALELMNQNLDIYEQQVMAAAQKGVQIIVFPEDGIHGFNFTRTSIYPFLDFMPSPQLVRWNPCLEPHRFNDTEVLQRLSCMAIKGEMFLVANLGTKQPCHSNDPGCPNDGRYQFNTNVVFSSNGTLVDRYRKHNLYFEAAFDSPLKADLITFDTPFAGKFGIFTCFDILFFVPAISLLQDSEVKHIVYPTAWMNQLPLLAAIEIQKAFAIAFGVNVLAANIHHPSLGMTGSGIHAPLKSFLYHDMENPTGHLIIAQVAKNPQSLIGTENATGKMDPSHSKFLKILSGDPYCEKDAQEVHCDGATTWNMNAPPTFHSEMMYDNFTLVPVWGKEGYLQVCSNGLCCYLLYKRPTLSKELYALGVFDGLHTVHGTYYIQVCALVKCGGLGFDTCGQEITEATGIFEFHLWGNFSTSYIFPLFLTSGMTLEIPDQLGWENDHYFLRKSGLSSGLVTAALYGRLYERD, via the exons ATGGTCTGCACTATGTCTGGAGCCAGCAATAAACTTGCTCTTTTCCTCTGTGGCTGCTACGTGGTTGCCCTGGGAGTCCACGCCAGGGAGCACCGCATGGCTGGACATCATGAGGCCGAGTATTACACGGCTGCTGTGTTCGAGCACCAGTCAATCTTGAGTCCAGACCCGCTAGCTCTCACCAACCGCAAGCAGGCCTTGGAGCTAATGAACCAGAACCTCGACATCTATGAACAGCAAGTGATGGCTGCAGCTCAAAAG GGTGTACAGATCATAGTGTTTCCAGAAGATGGTATTCATGGATTCAACTTTACAAGAACATCCATTTACCCGTTTCTGGACTTCATGCCATCTCCGCAGTTGGTCAGGTGGAACCCATGCCTGGAGCCCCACCGTTTCAATGACACAGAG GTCCTCCAGCGCCTGAGTTGTATGGCCATCAAGGGAGAGATGTTCTTGGTGGCCAATCTTGGGACAAAGCAGCCTTGTCATAGCAATGACCCAGGGTGCCCAAACGATGGGAGATACCAGTTTAACACAAATGTCGTGTTTAGCAGTAATGGAACCCTTGTTGACCGCTACCGTAAACACAACCTCTACTTTGAGGCAGCTTTTGACTCTCCTCTTAAAGCGGATCTCATCACCTTTGATACTCCCTTTGCTGGCAAGTTTGGCATCTTTACTTGCTTTGACATACTGTTCTTTGTCCCTGCCATCAGCCTCCTCCAAGACTCCGAGGTGAAGCACATTGTTTATCCAACTGCCTGGATGAACCAGCTCCCTCTCTTGGCAGCCATTGAGATTCAGAAAGCTTTTGCCATTGCCTTTGGCGTCAATGTTCTGGCAGCTAACATCCACCACCCATCTCTAGGGATGACAGGGAGTGGCATACATGCCCCTCTGAAGTCCTTTTTGTACCATGACATGGAAAACCCCACAGGCCACCTTATAATTGCCCAGGTAGCCAAAAATCCTCAGAGTCTCATTGGTACAGAGAACGCAACAGGTAAAATGGACCCATCCcatagtaagtttttaaaaatcttgtcaGGTGATCCATACTGTGAAAAGGATGCTCAGGAAGTCCATTGTGATGGAGCCACCACATGGAACATGAATGCCCCTCCCACATTTCACTCCGAGATGATGTATGACAATTTCACCTTGGTGCCTGTCTGGGGAAAGGAGGGCTATCTTCAAGTCTGTTCAAATGGCCTCTGCTGTTACTTGCTTTACAAGAGGCCCACGTTGTCCAAAGAGCTGTATGCCCTGGGGGTCTTTGATGGACTTCACACAGTACATGGCACTTACTACATTCAAGTTTGTGCCTTGGTCAAGTGTGGAGGTCTTGGCTTTGACACCTGTGGTCAGGAGATCACAGAGGCCACAGGGATCTTTGAGTTTCACCTGTGGGGGAACTTCAGTACATCCTACATATTTCCTTTGTTTCTGACCTCAGGGATGACTCTGGAAATCCCTGACCAGCTTGGCTGGGAGAATGACCACTATTTCCTGAGGAAGAGTGGACTGTCCTCTGGCCTGGTGACGGCAGCTCTCTATGGGCGGTTGTATGAGAGGGACTAG